Part of the Terriglobales bacterium genome, CGCCTGGAACCTCCTCGGCTTCGTCTATCGCATGGACCAGAAGTATCCCCAGGCGGTCGACGCCATGCTCAAGGCCATCAAGCTCTCGCCGCGCGAGGACCACTACCGCCTCAACCTCGCCTACATCTACCTCGACGCCCGCAGCTACGACGACGCCGGCGCCCTGCTCAACTACCTCAAGACCTCTTCCGACTCCAGCGTGGTCGCGCAGGCCGAGCAGTCCCTCGCCCGCCTCGAGCAGATGAAGGCCGCTCCCGCACGCACCGGGCGCTTCGAAGAGCGCTCCCGCCCCGCCACCTACGACAACCCCAAGTGGCAGAAGCAGCCCGACGACAACGCCGCGGCCCAGCCCAATAGCGACCAAGAGCCTCCGCCGCCCACCGACATCAAGATCGACCAGCGCCCCATCCTCTGGCTCAAGGGCAAGCTCTCCGCCGTCTCATGCGACCCCGCCGGCTCCGCCACTCTTACCGTCACGTCCCAGAAGAAGACCGTCCGCCTGACCACGCCGAACTACAAGAAACTCGTCCTCATCGGCGCCGATGCCTTTTCCTGCACCTGGTCGAACGTCCCCGTCGCCGTCAACTACCGCGAGTCTTCTCCCGGCGCCGGCGACTTGGTCTCTCTCGAGATCCAATAGTCGTCTGGAGGCGGCCGACTCGCCCGCCTCTCACCATCCCCTCATTTCCCTCTTCTTCATGAGCCGAGGCTGTAACACCCCCGAAAACAAAGAAAAAAACCTCCTCTCCTCCCTCCTCCCGTTTTCATTTGCTCCTCCCTGCGTCCTCTGCGCCGCTCATTTCCACAAAAAAATCCCGCCCTCTCGGGCGGGATTTGCGGACTTGGGCTGGACCCCTCGTCCGGCTCCGCTATCCGCGGCTTACGTTCGCGGCCTGGAAGCCCTTGGGGCCCTTCAGCAGATCGAACTCCACGGTCTCGCCTTCATTCAGCGTCCGGTATCCCTGCTCCTGGATGGCGGAGAAATGGACGAACACGTCCTCCCCGGTCGACCGCTGGATGAAGCCATAACCCTTGGCGCCGTTGAACCACTTCACTGTGCCCTTCTCTCTCACAAACTGCTCCTCTTTTGAGAAGGTTGCTGTTCCGACTCCGCGCCCCACGCAATGAAAAAGGCCGCCGGCCGCGCCTTACGCGCGCTCCGTGCGGCCCTGTTCTCTCGACATGAAGTCCGATCCGAAGTGCAAAAACATCAACCCGAATCCGCTTCTCCCCTGTGAGGGAAAGCGAGGGGATGATACCAGACACTCCGGATTTGGCAAGTCGAGCTGCTTGGCGGGCGTGAGCGCAGCCGCGAACGCGGCGCAGCGCGAGCCCGCTAGCGAGATCCTGGGCGTAGCGACGCGCAGTCGAAGGATCCTTGCCCTACCACTGCGTGATCTTCACCGTGTCCAGCCACGCGTCGTACGGCTTCGTCACGCCGTTGCCGTCGAGTTGGAACGCCACGTTCAGCAGCGTCGAGCTGCCCGTGCCGGTCTTCTTCTGCACCTGCTTGTTCACGTAGTGCTTGGTGCCGTCGAGCGTGAAGGCCACGAACTTCGGCCCGTCGGCGGTCCGCTCGAACTCCCACACCAGGTGATGCCACTGGTAGGCCGTCGGCGCGGTGCATGCGATCCCCGTCGACGTCCACTTCTTGTTGTAGTTGTCGTACACGCGCCACGTCCTGGTGCCGCGGATGTCGCACTCCGTCCCGAAGATGTACTTCACGCCGTCGGTCTTGCGCGTCTGGTTCACGTCGAACTCCAGCGCCTGCGCTGCCGCCGGATCCTTCAGGTAGAAGTACAGGTCATAGACGAAGTGGCTCGAGCTTTCCCGCGCCTGCG contains:
- a CDS encoding cold-shock protein codes for the protein MREKGTVKWFNGAKGYGFIQRSTGEDVFVHFSAIQEQGYRTLNEGETVEFDLLKGPKGFQAANVSRG